A single window of Dermacentor albipictus isolate Rhodes 1998 colony chromosome 1, USDA_Dalb.pri_finalv2, whole genome shotgun sequence DNA harbors:
- the LOC135915749 gene encoding NLR family CARD domain-containing protein 3-like, translating into MSEPVRPPSEVQSRTTNVASLEFSQLLHKTDASVFESAECVLQIFQLADQRFRGNDSLPPLTAPCNGDGERTRCWALNYLRRWNQLLNDGGVELLELSENALSCSTISNVPEELRTSEDIQILTLCLWLLRQHQCVRAVTLTACVVRPQHSAIFWKLLQLSKRAMSVELRNSEHNVESLSIRSLFRDGAEQLSELVLADFSLSESDASDLLALLERNRSLGKLVLINLNVDEQSLHSIVASIKDHDQLNEVELTERRKSIASNTVSQLLEARITKLHLNVDCNWEAALHALATKVTPAELKITSRSTFHSALSPLARAVATSETLKCLELILDASCAVANENCPDWEDLADIIAQCRALRTLRIDVPSLVDVSPAAMSDAIARNWSLQELHFSGCAIPCHSALVLFDGLSRNSTLQLLGIVNIEGVDAEYEHLLRFLIKNSLCHRVSVRYEGCQAKLLVKAITIDGMRFRNFKFFCTYAPEANAVYEALPFLKDTLTTLSIDSNEEICDMGAESLAKLFSDSLILENVELKFPSTPDTSLVLLQGLAQSRSITSLTLVRWAIGGDDDAVPLAFEDLLRVNSSIVELHLVQGDSGDLDILRKHLAIGLVENHSVAELHILYGRDVLVYQDKAIMQSLRVNRTMALLAAKLLLGARLSRGAVYSLERVLSCDSMMSILRSRMKSSSDVVNEKLAEVLSRIQSELFKVECLNKQRACPSPRRDHKSQHYELRNVLLSEIGKYLNLSDVPLRL; encoded by the coding sequence GTCCAGAGCAGGACTACCAACGTTGCTTCGCTCGAGTTCAGCCAACTCCTACATAAGACAGACGCCAGCGTGTTCGAGTCTGCCGAATGCGTTCTGCAGATCTTCCAACTCGCCGACCAGCGTTTCCGTGGAAACGACTCCTTACCTCCCCTTACGGCCCCATGCAACGGTGATGGCGAGCGTACTCGGTGTTGGGCACTCAACTACCTGCGACGGTGGAACCAGCTATTGAACGATGGCGGCGTCGAATTGTTAGAGCTTTCCGAGAACGCACTCTCCTGCAGCACCATATCAAACGTTCCCGAAGAACTTCGAACATCTGAAGACATCCAGATACTCACCTTGTGCTTGTGGTTACTCCGCCAGCACCAATGTGTACGTGCCGTGACCTTGACCGCGTGCGTCGTAAGGCCGCAACACTCTGCAATTTTCTGGAAGCTTCTTCAGCTGAGCAAGCGTGCTATGTCGGTCGAGCTCCGAAATTCCGAGCATAATGTAGAGAGCCTCTCCATTCGCAGCTTGTTCCGGGACGGCGCGGAGCAACTAAGCGAGCTCGTACTAGCTGATTTCTCCTTGTCCGAGTCAGATGCAAGTGACCTGCTAGCCCTCTTGGAACGCAACAGGAGTCTCGGCAAACTAGTCCTGATAAATCTGAACGTTGACGAACAGTCACTGCACTCGATTGTCGCCAGTATCAAAGATCACGATCAACTCAACGAGGTGGAACTGACAGAACGTCGAAAGTCGATCGCAAGTAACACAGTTTCTCAGTTGCTTGAGGCACGCATCACGAAACTGCACTTGAATGTAGACTGCAACTGGGAAGCAGCTTTGCATGCCCTCGCCACGAAAGTAACGCCCGCTGAACTCAAGATCACCTCGCGCTCCACGTTCCATTCCGCTCTGAGTCCCCTGGCGCGCGCAGTGGCCACTAGCGAAACGCTTAAATGCCTCGAGCTTATCCTGGACGCATCATGCGCAGTAGCCAACGAAAATTGCCCCGACTGGGAAGACCTTGCAGACATTATCGCTCAATGCCGTGCGCTTCGCACGCTTAGAATAGATGTGCCTTCTTTGGTAGATGTGTCACCGGCGGCCATGTCAGACGCAATTGCCAGGAATTGGTCGCTGCAAGAACTTCACTTCAGTGGTTGTGCGATTCCTTGCCACAGCGCGCTGGTGTTGTTTGATGGTCTGTCCCGCAACTCGACACTACAGCTACTGGGCATCGTGAATATAGAGGGCGTTGATGCGGAGTATGAGCACTTGCTACGGTTCTTGATCAAGAACTCTTTGTGCCACAGGGTTTCGGTTCGTTACGAGGGTTGTCAAGCTAAGTTGTTGGTGAAAGCCATAACAATCGACGGAATGCGATTCCGCAATTTTAAATTCTTTTGCACATACGCTCCGGAAGCGAACGCTGTGTATGAGGCTCTTCCTTTCCTCAAGGATACTCTGACTACCCTGTCCATCGATAGCAATGAAGAAATATGCGACATGGGCGCCGAGTCCCTAGCCAAACTTTTCAGTGACAGCCTGATTCTAGAGAATGTCGAGCTCAAATTTCCCTCAACTCCCGACACTTCACTGGTTTTGCTTCAAGGTCTTGCACAATCTCGCTCCATCACGTCCCTCACCTTGGTCCGCTGGGCGATCGGTGGGGATGACGATGCAGTGCCACTCGCTTTTGAAGACTTGCTCCGCGTCAATTCGAGCATCGTGGAATTGCATCTTGTGCAAGGCGATTCGGGAGACCTTGACATTCTCCGGAAGCACCTTGCGATAGGTTTGGTCGAAAATCATAGCGTCGCGGAGCTGCACATCTTGTACGGTCGCGACGTTCTCGTGTACCAGGACAAGGCTATTATGCAATCGCTCCGCGTGAACCGCACGATGGCGTTGCTTGCAGCGAAGTTGCTTTTAGGTGCGAGGCTTAGCAGAGGGGCTGTGTATTCTCTAGAGCGAGTACTATCGTGCGATTCCATGATGTCGATTTTACGATCTCGGATGAAATCAAGCAGTGACGTCGTCAATGAGAAACTCGCAGAAGTGCTGTCTAGAATCCAAAGCGAACTTTTCAAGGTAGAGTGTTTGAATAAGCAACGCGCATGTCCCTCCCCACGTCGTGATCATAAAAGCCAGCACTACGAACTCAGAAATGTTCTTCTCAGTGAGATTGGCAAATACTTAAACCTTTCTGACGTTCCTTTAAGACTGTGA